Below is a genomic region from Amycolatopsis sp. 195334CR.
CGCGGCCTTCACCCGGCAGGTGCTGCCGGGCGGCATGACCGGGCTCAAGTGCACCCTGGAGGTGGTGCACGTGCTGTTCATCCGGCCGGACGTGGCCGCGGTGAAGGTGCGCCAGCTCTACACCAGCACCGACGGCGTGCCGCGGGAGGACGAGGGGGAGGGCACACCGTTGTTCGTCATGTCCAAAGAGGAGGGCCGGTGGTGGCTGACCGCCTGTCAGAACACCGGGGTGGCGGCGTAGGGCTCACTCGTCGTGCTCGTCCTCGTCCTCCGGGGGCGGCGCCTGGCGCCGGGCGAGCACGACGAGCAGAACGATGATCCCGACCGGGCCGCCGAACACCATGATCTCGTCCCAGCCGCCCTGGTGCGCCAGCACCCAGTGCACCGCTCACGCTCCTGACACCAGGTAGATGCCGATGGCGGTGTACCCCACCATCAGGGCCAGCACCGGGTACTGGCCCGCCTTCTCATAGTGCGCCCGCAGCACCACGAGCGCACGGTCGTGGGCCGACACCACGCCGATCACGTGGCCGAGCACGATCCCGGCGATCTGCACAGCGGCGATGACCGCGGGCGAGAGCACCGTGTAGTCCACCGTCAGCAACAGGCCCTGCTGCCCTTCGAACACGGCGAAGGAGAAGTAGTGCGCGATCGTGTAGCCGACCATGATCGGCACCAGTGAGTGCGCGAACGCGCGGTAGGGCTCGGTGCCCTTGCGCAGGAACGGCCGCGTCAGCCGCACCGCGCCCGCGTAGGCCCCGGCGAGCAGCGCGATCGCCAGCGCCAGCCCGGCGGTGCCGGTCAGCACCGCGGTCACGGCGCCCAGTTCGCGGGTGTTGTCCGTCCACAGTGGAAGCCTGGTCAGCCCGTCGAAGGCGGTCGCGCCGAGCACCACCAGGATGAACGGGGTCAGCCCGGCCGCGCGGTCGAGGGTGAGCAGGCCGTCGAGCGGGCTGCGCAGCACCAGCCTGCCGTCGGCGCGCCTGCCGACCGGGGCCAGCGCGGCGACCAGTCCGAAGTAGACCTCGAAGGCGTCACCCCGGTCGAACCACGACGGCCCGTACCGCACGCCGCCCGCGACCTGCGCGAGCAGGTAGGCGGTGAGGAACACGGCGACCGCGAGCGGGGCGTCGGAATGCGGGAAAACCAGCTCCAGCCACAGGAACGCGAGCAGTCCGGTGGTCGCGGCCCGGTAGCCGAGCCGGTCCGGCAGCGGCCGGGTGCCACGCAACGCGGGCACGGCCAGGCACACCGCCGCGGCGATCGTGCGGGCCGGGTTGACCAGCCGCCACACCGGCCCCAGCACCAGTGAAACCGCGACCAGGC
It encodes:
- a CDS encoding SgcJ/EcaC family oxidoreductase, yielding METKENEEIRAIERVVAAVEHAQANELVDEFVALFRADAIWTTGGGKKLIGRDEIAAFTRQVLPGGMTGLKCTLEVVHVLFIRPDVAAVKVRQLYTSTDGVPREDEGEGTPLFVMSKEEGRWWLTACQNTGVAA